In Spirosoma sp. KUDC1026, the sequence GGATGATTTGCTGGCCACCCTGTATACGCACCCCCAGGCGTATGTGAATCTAGGGGTGATCTGCTATATTTTGCCCCGGGCAGAATTTTATGCCTACCTAAAACGCATCATGGATGCGGGTTTTGGCAAGCGGGTGATGTTCGGTTCGGATCAGATGGTGTGGCCTGGGGCTATTGCTGTGGGCATCCAGGCGATTGAGCAGGCACCTTTTTTGAGCGCGGCTCAGAAGCGGGACATTTTTTACAACAATGCCGCTCGGTTTTTGCGGCTGGATGCGGCTCTTGACGGCCGGAAAGCCGTACGGGGCGATCATGCCAGTAAGAAGTAGGCCCAGCGCGAGGGCAGTGACGTTGCCTGTGCCTTGAGGGAAAACACAGGCAACTTAATCCTATGAAAGGCTCTACCAATTATCCCAAACCGACAAACTAGCTGATCAGGCCAGAAGATCAGGATGTCCCAAATGAGGGCAACCCGGCTTGACAACGACTCTGTCCGGCTGATACGGGAATCAATTTCTGGCCAGCTCAACCGGGCAGGTAATGAACGTGAATAGGCTCACATTTGAGTTAGCCAGTCTACAGCGCGGCTACGTATCACTGTTTTATAATTTTATAGACGGCCCTTTCTTTGTCGTCGCCAACGATCAGCAGGTAAGTCGCCGTTGGCAAGCCGCTGACATCGATTTCGTCGCGAACAGTACCGGGCGCTAGTGATCGGCTGATCATCGGTTGACCGGATAACGTGGTTAAAGTCAGCGGCAGTGGCTTTGTCCTGGGGTGAGTTACATCGATGGACAATCGGGCTTGGGTTGGATTGGGGAAAACGGTTACCCTATCCACTAAGCCGTTTTCGAGCGCCGTAATCATCAGAAACGCGGAATCTGAAAGCGTATAGCCACACTCATTAATCGCTCGCACGGCGTAAAACCCTGTGCCCTGATTCGCCGTGTATTTCTGATTGGTAGCCCCTGGGATTGGCTGTCCCCGGAACGTCCATTGAACCTGACCGGTAAAATTTGTTTGCAACTCACCCGACCCAGACTGAGATACGAGGGGTTTTACCGGTAGCGATTTGACAATGACCGTACTGGAAACAGGATCGCTGCTGCAGAACCCATCGTTACCCACAACGGAAAGCACATACGTATGGGCACCCGGTTTGGGCCAGGTGATGCCAACCGTACTGGAGCGGTCACTGACCAACAAGCTGTCATTAATCCGCCAGTCGTAGCTCAGCTGATCTACCGGCCGAACGCTGTAGGAAACGCTTGTTGCCGGACATGGACTCAACGCCTGCGCTTCCCAGACCGGTGTGGCAGGTCGTGTTCGCACGGGCAGCTGGATGGCCTTTACGTCACTAACACCACACTCGTCCAGCGACCGGACGGTTAATGTATACGTACCGGGCGTAGTAACCGCAATCGTGACCCGACTACGGTTCACGGCCAACTGACCTCCACCCAGCAACTGCCACTCGTAGGAATACGCATCCTGGTTGGTGATCGAGTAGGTTTGCTGAGTCCCCAAACACCCTACCACTTTACCGATGGGTTCGTGAGGCATTGCTGGCGTCTCGCGCAGTAGTACTTTGCCAAGCGCCCCGTAGTAATTATTAGACAAAAATAAGAATTCGTCATCGGCCGTTATCTGGGCAAATCCATTCCCCGCTGCCAGCCCTCCCATTCCCCGCCATGTTCGGCCACCATCTTCGGTCTTGTACAATTGACCACTGCGATGCATGTAGCCAAGATTCGTGTTGACAAACAAACAGGAATGAATGGGCTGGCTGGATGAAGCCGGCAGTTGGGTACTGGACAAGTTAACGGACTGCCAGGTTTGCCCACCGTTGTCGGTTTTGTAAAGTAGCTCCGATTCCCAGGCGAAAGCAATGGCTGGCGTAACCAGTTGCAGGCCGCTCGGAAACATGCCCTTCCCGTCTACGCTGACGCGTAACTTCTGCCAGGTTTGTCCGCCGTCGCTGGTTTTGTACATATCCCCGATGTAATTAGCGTTAACCAGCCCGTTGTTCTCGTCGAGGAAGGACATGGCTATGTTGGGGTTGAACGGCGTAGGCAAAATGCGCCAGCTGAGGCCACCGTCAGTAGTTTTGAGTAGGTCCAGGCCGTCGCGAGAATCGCGCGGGATAACGCCGTACATGATTCTTTCGTTGACGATGACCAGGTTGTAGAACTGCTTGCCGGCCATGGGCAGCGATCGAGAGGCCCAGGTGCGGCCACCATCGTTCGTCTGGCTCACCAGGTAATCGGTCAGAACGATAACCCGCTCCGGATTGATCTGCTTCACGTAGACGGTGCCATTGAGGACCTGCGGTTGCGCAATTTCGTAGTTTTGCCAGCTCTCGCCACCATCCCGGCTCCACAATACAATGGCTTTGGCCCCTGTCCTCGTCGCCGATACGATCGACTGATTGATCCGGCTTACGGCACGGACTGAGTACGGGTCATGGCTGACCGACTGCCAGCTAGCTCCCCCGTCGTAGCTCATGGCAATACTGCGTTCCGGCCCTACCAGGCATCCCGTTTGGCCGGAAAAGCTAAGCCGCGTAAAGTAACCTCTGGCTGGTACGGCGACCGAATCCCAGGTAGCACCCTGATCAACAGATTTAAACAGAAAGGAGCCCTGCCCTATGGATTGATTAGGCCCTGGATATAAACCGCTCACGAACAGGTGACCAGCCGCATTTTGCTTGAGATCCATGATGGCGAGGGTCCGACTGGAAACCGACAGGCGGCTCCAGGTTTCTCCAGCGTTGGTCGTTTTTATCAACCCATTATTGCCAAAAGCAAAACCTACGGATTCAGTTTTGAACCAGACTCGCTGCATGGTTGCGTAGGATTGGTTATCCGTAAATACAGGCACCCAGCTATAGCCCCCATCGTTTGTTTTCAGGACAGAATTTCCTGCCGTCGCGTAACCAACCCGTTGATTGATAAACCAGATAGAGCTGGGATCCCGTAGCCGACTCTCCCGGCCAATCCAGGTATCACCGGCGTCGGTTGTCGCGTAAATCATGCCGTTCTGCCCCGCTGTGAAACCGATCTTGTCATCCACGAAATGAGGAGCTCTTATAAAGGTGTTGGCCGTTAGAGCCTCGCGCCAGCTCTTCCCGCCGTCGCGGGTTTGCAATAAGTTACCGCTACCGCTCACGATATACCCTCGATCGGTACCGTTGAACCGAACGAATGAAAAATAAGCTCTGCCCAGCCGCGGAAAAATAGCGTGCCAGCTTTTTCCGCCATCCAGCGTTTCCAGTAATTGCTGTTGAGTAGATCCGTCCGAGTTCTCTTCAACCAGATACCCCCGGCTGTCGGTAACCATCTGAACATCGGAAAAACTCGTACCCATAATGCGATTGATCGACTGACAGCTCCGAACTGGTCGGATCGCGGTGAGTACGGGGCTATAACCGGATAACTGACTATTGACCTCGGTTCTGAGTCGGTAGTAGTACGTTGGGCCGTTTGCAACATCGGTGTCTGTGTACTGAGTCACGTTGGCGGGTAGCCGGGCGATTTCGGCAAACGGACCTGTTTCGGACAAGCCTCGTTCGATCCGGAAACCCGTTTCGGTCAGGCTATTGTCGCGCCAGGTCAACACTGTCTGATCGCGGGGGCTGGTTGTCGCGACCAGACTATCGGGAAATTCAACGTAGTCGGATTGCAGTTCGCTTAAATCCCGTCGCCAGATTGACGGTCCAAGGATCGTAAATACCGAACGGTTGGATACCGACAGGGCTGTCAGACCGGAAATGTAACGTCGGCGGTCGGTTGGTAAACCGGCGCTGATGTCAATCCAGGTCTTCCCCTGGTCCGTGCTGGCATACACATTCCGGGTGTAGTCTGTCGAAACAAACCAGAACTTATCGGTTACGGCCAGCAGTCGGGTTGACGGTTGCTCAGTCTGGTTCAACCGGGACGTGAGCGTTATGATGCGCCACGCCTGCCGATTCAGATCATACACTCGAAAACCGTCCCGGTTGCTCGTTACTAGCAGACTACCCGTGTTGGTGACCGCGATTTGCTGAATGGAATACTGGCTGTCAAGTAATTTTGTCCACGTCTTACCAGCGTTCGTGGAAAGCAATATTGCCGAAGAGGTATAGGCGAAGAGCGAATCGTTCCGGCAGGCAATTCCTTTTAAGTCCTGGACCGGACTGGTTTGCCAGGTTACGCCATAGTCAGCGGAGAGCAGCACCGCCCCCTCGTAGTCGTACCGGGCCGCGATTAACAACTGGCCATTGGTCGTCAACTGCGAGATATTGGTGAACGGTGACTCAGTTTTGACGCCAGCCCATATTTTACCGCCGTCCGTCGATACGTACAGACCAGCACCGCTGGCGGCAAACAGCCGTCCGTTGAGCTTTACCAGCGATCTGGCGGGAGGATCGGGGTAATTAGGACCGGTCGACGTACCAACGAACGACCAGGTTTGCCCTTCATCGGACGTGTACGCTACGTTCCGACTCGATGTGATACCATTTACTTCCTGAACGACCGATGACCAGGTTTCGTCTCCTTGCGAGTACACCGAAGCGGGCCACCTGGATGACCCCGTAAACACACGCTGCCATTGAGCTTGGACCGGTGCGGATTGAAAAAAACAGATAAGTAGAAAAAAATAAGCAGGTAAACGTAGCGGCATATAAAGAATAAAAGGCGATATGTTTAGTTTTCAGACAAATGACAAAGTACCGAAACCGCGCGAAAAAAGTAGTGCCTTTGCCGGCCCTGTGGGCATTTATTTTTTTACTGAACTGGGGCTGCAAACCCGTCGACCCGGTAGCCGACTCTTTCCCGGATAAAATCATTCTGCAGGACGCCCGATTCAACACCGACAGCACGCAGATCGCCCTGCGCTGGAGCCGCTTGACGCACGCTGATTTTGTGGCCTACCAACTGCTCCGCTCAGAAGATCCGGCTTTCGATCCCGTTACCCGGACGGGAAGTTTCAGCGTTATAGCCCGGATTGATCAGGCTGACTCAACGACGTACGTTGACAGAAACATTCCTTATGCTCCTTATCTGCGTTACGCCGTTGTAGGGCTCTTGTCGACACCGGGCACGCCAGCGCGTATCACCAGTAATAGTGTGGACTGTACGTTACCCCAGCACCCGTTTCTGTTTTCGGTTGATAACAATGGCCCCTATGAGATTCTGTTCCATTCACTGCGCCAGGAATTTTATCTGTTTTATCAATCAGGTTTAATTGAGTCCTACACGCTTCAGTCGAAGCGCGTGGCCAGCTATGCCGACGCCCGATTTGCTATTCTCAATTTTAATCAAACCGAGTATTCATATTATCCGCATATCGATCCTCGAACGGGAGATTTGTATGTTCCGACCGGGTTCTCTTACGTTCGGTTTCCGGGAGGAGATCTCAATAAGGTGCAGTATGTTATGCGTCCTAACGTAGTCTGGTCGCTGGCAACTTCGGAAAATGTGTTTTTTTTATCGAGTGAGGTAATAACGAGCTATGTAGGGGGAAAAGCGTCGGCAGTAGGCGGTTATTACGCTAGACGAGCCGACAAACTAATTGCCTTCCGTAATGACATTAACCCGGTGATTCACCTGCTGGCAATTAGTATGAATAGCTTTCCTACCCGGTCAGTGCTGCATTATTTTAAGCCCACGGGGGAGTATATTTCTACCATCGAGCAGGTCGGTGACGCACCCGTCGACCACCGGATCGTTCGGGTTGCCCCCGATGGCACTTATCTACTGACTTCGAACAAAGGTTCGCTTTTTGATTACAATCTAGTCCTGAAGGGGACACTTGCTGCCAACTCACCGAACAGCGTATACGCGGATTATGCCTTCAGTGACGACAGTCAACTGATCTACGCGGCCAACAGCCAGGTCAAAGCCGTTGATGTCTTTGACAGAAACCTGCGCCGACAACGGTCGCTGCCAATCCGCGGTTATCCGTATCGGTTGTTTAAAGTCAATCGTGAGTTGATGGCAGTCTGCTCACGGTATCCTGTCTCGATGGGAAACGGTTTCCCGCAGAATACCGTTGGACAAGCCTTTGTCGTACGCCTGACCGACTTGTAATCAGATTGCTCAACGCCTGCCGGTGGAGGAGGGAAGGCATCAGGCCATTAAGCTGGGGGGCAAGATTTTGGTTTACCTGTTATCAGAGCCGTGCGCTGATTCGGTAAACGCAGACTGGACGGACGCTTGTGTCAACGTAATGGTGTGCAGCCCTGACGCGAACTGGTAGCGTACGGTCAGTCCGTACGTATCGCCGATCTGCTTCACGATCGCCAGCCCAAGTCCGACGGATTCCTGAACGCTGGTTTCTTTCTTAAACCGCTGAAACAGCGCTGCTGTATCCGTTACAGGAGCCGGACCGGTGTTACTGAGTGACAGCAAATGAGTGTACGACTGCACCTCAATGCGCCCGCCCGGGTAGTTGTGCCGGATGGCGTTACTGACCAGATTCGACAGTAAACTCTCGGCCAGAAAAGCGGGTAACGTAGCGTAGAACGCCTGATCCGGGTTCACTTCGGCCCGAATGGTGATTTCCTTATGGTGCAGCACCTCCTCCATATCCGTCAGCCGCTGCATGAGCTCATGGGTCAGATTGATGGGCTGGGCGTCAACGAATTGATGATTCTCGATCTTGGCCAGCAGTAATAGCCCCTGGTTCAGCCGCGCCATGCGCCGGGATGCCTGGTAAATAGCTTCAATCCAGGTAGTTTGCTCCTGTGTCAACTGCTCCGATTGAATGAGCTGCTCGACCTTGGCGTTAATCAGTGCCAGGGGGGTCTGCATCTCGTGGGAGGCATTTTCCGTAAACTCCTTCAGGCTTCGGTAATCGTGCTGCATCTTGTCGGCCATCTTGTTGAAGACGTCGTTCAGCTCGGTGAACTCGGTAATGCTGGAGGGTTCTAGTTGTAAGGGGCTGCTTTGCCGGATATCAAAGCCTTTGATGCGCGACAACGTATCGTAGAACGGGTGCCAGAGCCGCCCCGACAGCCGACTCTGAAACCAGAACGTTCCCAGCAGGAGCAGGCCCAGAAACAGGAGCATGGCCAACGTAATGGCTTCAATCAGCCGAAAGGTCTGGATTAGTGATTTCCGGATTTCAACCCGGTAGAGCTGACCCTTAATGGGGGCGTAAAAAGCCAGCTGCCGGAAGGGCGTGACCTCGTTGTCGTAGCGGTTAAGAATAAGCGTGTCGGTCAATACGTCGCCCTCAACCGGCCGATTACTCACCGGCATGATCTCAATTTTATTTTCGACGAAATACGGGCTGCTCGACCAGGTATCGTGCGTCCGGATGTAGGCTTCGAAATCCTGCTTTTCGATCTGCAGTCGGGTTTCAACCTCGTCGTAGATCAGGTACCGGATGATCTGGTAGAACGCCAGCGCGGTCAGCAGGTAAATGACCAGCGAGAAGGCGAAGTAGATCCGGTTGGTTTGGGCGAGTAGTTTCAAGAGGGACTGAATTTATAGCCGATGCCGTACACCGAACGCACGTAATCGCCCGCGCCTTTTTCGAGTAATTTGCGACGCAGGTTTTTGATGTGCGAATACACCATATCCAGCGAATCGGCCGAGTCGATGTTGTCGCCCCAGAGGTGTTCGGCAATGGACATTTTCGTCAGAACAACGTCTACATTGGACAGAAAATACAGCAGCAGGTCATACTCTTTTCGCGAGAGGGGGGTTGGCTGATCGGTCACATAAACCAGCCGCGACTGGGGTACCACCCGGATTTCCTCAAACCGGATTTCCGTTTGTCCGCCAAACTGCCGCCGACGTAACAGCGATTTTACCCGCGCGTTCAACTCCGAGAGGTGAAACGGCTTGGTCAGGTAATCGTCGGAGCCAATTTCCAGACCCTTTAGTTTGTCTTCCAGTGAGTTACGGGCCGAAATGATGATTACGCCGGTTGTTGCTTCCAGCCGCTTCAGATTCTGAATCAATTGAAGACCATCCCCATCGGGCAGCGTCAGGTCGACAATGACGCAGTCGTACGAATAAAGATAGACCCGTTCATCAGCCTCCTGAAACGTAGCGGCCGTTTCGCAGATATACCCCTCCCGGCTCATGTAGGCCGTAATACTTTCGGCCAGACCCTGTTCATCTTCGACTACCAGCACTTTCATACGTTACCTGCCAAGTAAATCTCTAAGGTAGTGGTCAATTCTGGAAAGATTTGGGAAGTTCGCGTTCGCAATCGTCCGGAGAGAATCACCGTTCATCGTCGGATCTGCCACGTATACGTAACAAAGCTACCCGGAGTGGAAATTCGATCTGTGTACATTACTTAATAGCTTTGACCAATGGAAGAGCTAATTGCCTATCTGCTTGAATTTGGTCACCTTGACGGTCAGCAACGGGAGCTGATTCAGACGAAGGCCAGACACCGGCACATCGCCAAAGGGGCTTATTTTGCCGAAGCGGGGAAAATCTCCACGCAGATAGGCTACGTAACGGACGGCGTTTTTCGGGTCTGTTATTACGATAAGGTAGGTGACAGCTTCACCCGGTACTTTGTTTACGAAAACCGATTTGTGGTTGATGTTAACAGCTTTCGCGACGATAAGCCTTCCACCGAGTACATTGAAGCCATTACGGATTGCCAGTTATTGGTCTTTTCCAAAGAAGACTTTACGCAGCTGGCCGCGCTTATTCCCGGGTGGCAGGATATATTCGTTAAAATCACGTCCTACGTACTGGAAAACAAGTTGAAATTTACCAGCAATATGCTGGTGCAGGACGCCCAGAAACGATACCTAAATTTTTTGGATCACTATCCAGGACTGGCCAATCGGGTTCCGCTCACTATGCTGGCCTCTTACCTGGGCATCACCCCGTCCTCGCTCAGTCGAATCCGAAAAAAGATTACCTGACGCATTTCTTGCCAATTGGCAATTGTGCTGACCAGGAGATCGCTCAACTTTGTTTCATCACTAACAAGCAACAAGATGGAATCGACGAATCTCCTCAGACAGATTGAGTTTATCAAGGAGGTAGACAAG encodes:
- a CDS encoding YCF48-related protein, yielding MYSQGDETWSSVVQEVNGITSSRNVAYTSDEGQTWSFVGTSTGPNYPDPPARSLVKLNGRLFAASGAGLYVSTDGGKIWAGVKTESPFTNISQLTTNGQLLIAARYDYEGAVLLSADYGVTWQTSPVQDLKGIACRNDSLFAYTSSAILLSTNAGKTWTKLLDSQYSIQQIAVTNTGSLLVTSNRDGFRVYDLNRQAWRIITLTSRLNQTEQPSTRLLAVTDKFWFVSTDYTRNVYASTDQGKTWIDISAGLPTDRRRYISGLTALSVSNRSVFTILGPSIWRRDLSELQSDYVEFPDSLVATTSPRDQTVLTWRDNSLTETGFRIERGLSETGPFAEIARLPANVTQYTDTDVANGPTYYYRLRTEVNSQLSGYSPVLTAIRPVRSCQSINRIMGTSFSDVQMVTDSRGYLVEENSDGSTQQQLLETLDGGKSWHAIFPRLGRAYFSFVRFNGTDRGYIVSGSGNLLQTRDGGKSWREALTANTFIRAPHFVDDKIGFTAGQNGMIYATTDAGDTWIGRESRLRDPSSIWFINQRVGYATAGNSVLKTNDGGYSWVPVFTDNQSYATMQRVWFKTESVGFAFGNNGLIKTTNAGETWSRLSVSSRTLAIMDLKQNAAGHLFVSGLYPGPNQSIGQGSFLFKSVDQGATWDSVAVPARGYFTRLSFSGQTGCLVGPERSIAMSYDGGASWQSVSHDPYSVRAVSRINQSIVSATRTGAKAIVLWSRDGGESWQNYEIAQPQVLNGTVYVKQINPERVIVLTDYLVSQTNDGGRTWASRSLPMAGKQFYNLVIVNERIMYGVIPRDSRDGLDLLKTTDGGLSWRILPTPFNPNIAMSFLDENNGLVNANYIGDMYKTSDGGQTWQKLRVSVDGKGMFPSGLQLVTPAIAFAWESELLYKTDNGGQTWQSVNLSSTQLPASSSQPIHSCLFVNTNLGYMHRSGQLYKTEDGGRTWRGMGGLAAGNGFAQITADDEFLFLSNNYYGALGKVLLRETPAMPHEPIGKVVGCLGTQQTYSITNQDAYSYEWQLLGGGQLAVNRSRVTIAVTTPGTYTLTVRSLDECGVSDVKAIQLPVRTRPATPVWEAQALSPCPATSVSYSVRPVDQLSYDWRINDSLLVSDRSSTVGITWPKPGAHTYVLSVVGNDGFCSSDPVSSTVIVKSLPVKPLVSQSGSGELQTNFTGQVQWTFRGQPIPGATNQKYTANQGTGFYAVRAINECGYTLSDSAFLMITALENGLVDRVTVFPNPTQARLSIDVTHPRTKPLPLTLTTLSGQPMISRSLAPGTVRDEIDVSGLPTATYLLIVGDDKERAVYKIIKQ
- a CDS encoding sensor histidine kinase, which encodes MKLLAQTNRIYFAFSLVIYLLTALAFYQIIRYLIYDEVETRLQIEKQDFEAYIRTHDTWSSSPYFVENKIEIMPVSNRPVEGDVLTDTLILNRYDNEVTPFRQLAFYAPIKGQLYRVEIRKSLIQTFRLIEAITLAMLLFLGLLLLGTFWFQSRLSGRLWHPFYDTLSRIKGFDIRQSSPLQLEPSSITEFTELNDVFNKMADKMQHDYRSLKEFTENASHEMQTPLALINAKVEQLIQSEQLTQEQTTWIEAIYQASRRMARLNQGLLLLAKIENHQFVDAQPINLTHELMQRLTDMEEVLHHKEITIRAEVNPDQAFYATLPAFLAESLLSNLVSNAIRHNYPGGRIEVQSYTHLLSLSNTGPAPVTDTAALFQRFKKETSVQESVGLGLAIVKQIGDTYGLTVRYQFASGLHTITLTQASVQSAFTESAHGSDNR
- a CDS encoding response regulator transcription factor gives rise to the protein MKVLVVEDEQGLAESITAYMSREGYICETAATFQEADERVYLYSYDCVIVDLTLPDGDGLQLIQNLKRLEATTGVIIISARNSLEDKLKGLEIGSDDYLTKPFHLSELNARVKSLLRRRQFGGQTEIRFEEIRVVPQSRLVYVTDQPTPLSRKEYDLLLYFLSNVDVVLTKMSIAEHLWGDNIDSADSLDMVYSHIKNLRRKLLEKGAGDYVRSVYGIGYKFSPS
- a CDS encoding Crp/Fnr family transcriptional regulator, producing the protein MEELIAYLLEFGHLDGQQRELIQTKARHRHIAKGAYFAEAGKISTQIGYVTDGVFRVCYYDKVGDSFTRYFVYENRFVVDVNSFRDDKPSTEYIEAITDCQLLVFSKEDFTQLAALIPGWQDIFVKITSYVLENKLKFTSNMLVQDAQKRYLNFLDHYPGLANRVPLTMLASYLGITPSSLSRIRKKIT